One genomic window of Pirellulales bacterium includes the following:
- a CDS encoding phage integrase SAM-like domain-containing protein → MDRMELMGGRLHLYKRPNSRFWQCYTHLGGRSWRESTKQENPALATAFAEDWYLTLKGKDRVGELKGGKTFEFVAKQFLTEYRALTVGERSPKWVEHIEQTLARHLIPYFGNVVVSAITPGLVQEYRIHRAQNGYRGKPPARNTIAIEMIALRQTLKTAVRHQWLEYVPDFSHPFKSSHKVSHRAWFSPKEYRQLYEATRERAAHPKKEMWRWECEQLHDLVLLMANTGLRPDEVKRLEHRDVQVVQDADTQETILEIEVRGKTGIGYCKSTAGAVRPYLRVRKRNAPQSSDRVFPKTHRQLFNNILNELGLKYDRDGRLRTLYSLRHTYICLRLMERADIYQIAKNCRTSVEMIQKHYAAHIKNTLDAGAINVRRPRPERQVPSTSRTNAPTLELDDVTG, encoded by the coding sequence ATGGACAGAATGGAATTGATGGGAGGACGACTCCATCTCTATAAACGGCCAAACAGCCGCTTCTGGCAGTGCTATACGCATCTAGGTGGTCGGTCGTGGCGCGAGTCCACAAAACAAGAGAATCCAGCGCTCGCGACGGCGTTTGCAGAAGACTGGTATCTCACTCTCAAGGGCAAAGATCGTGTCGGCGAGTTGAAGGGCGGGAAGACCTTCGAGTTCGTTGCCAAACAGTTTCTAACGGAATACCGAGCTCTTACTGTCGGAGAACGAAGCCCGAAGTGGGTTGAACATATTGAGCAAACACTCGCTAGACATCTAATCCCCTATTTTGGGAATGTCGTCGTATCGGCAATTACGCCCGGACTTGTGCAAGAGTACCGCATACACCGAGCCCAAAACGGCTATCGGGGCAAGCCACCAGCTCGTAATACCATCGCCATCGAGATGATTGCGCTACGTCAGACGCTTAAGACAGCAGTGCGGCACCAATGGCTAGAATATGTTCCTGATTTCTCGCATCCATTCAAGTCATCGCATAAAGTGTCGCATCGGGCGTGGTTCTCACCCAAGGAATATCGACAACTCTACGAGGCAACACGAGAGCGTGCTGCGCACCCCAAAAAGGAAATGTGGCGGTGGGAGTGCGAACAACTACATGACCTCGTGCTCTTAATGGCCAATACCGGCTTACGACCTGACGAAGTCAAGCGACTGGAGCATCGCGACGTACAAGTCGTTCAGGATGCCGATACCCAAGAGACGATTTTGGAGATCGAGGTTCGTGGAAAGACGGGGATCGGCTATTGCAAAAGCACGGCCGGAGCTGTTAGGCCTTATCTTCGGGTCAGGAAACGAAATGCACCACAATCCTCGGATCGTGTTTTTCCAAAGACACACCGTCAGCTTTTCAATAATATACTGAACGAACTTGGTCTCAAATATGATCGCGACGGTCGGCTACGGACGCTCTATAGCTTGCGTCACACCTACATCTGCCTGCGTCTGATGGAGCGCGCCGATATCTACCAGATTGCAAAAAACTGTCGCACGAGCGTCGAAATGATCCAAAAGCACTACGCCGCGCACATTAAGAACACGCTCGATGCAGGTGCAATCAACGTCCGGCGCCCGAGGCCGGAAAGACAAGTGCCCTCAACATCCCGGACGAATGCTCCAACCTTGGAACTCGACGACGTGACGGGTTAG